ATGTGCAGACTGCAATTCTTTCCGTTCCCGCCATCCAAAAGCACCAGTCCACACAATTGGCGGGCACCTTAAATCTGTATCGCAAAATCAGGTGGGGGATAACGGGACTATCCGGGAAAACTGAAGGTGTTCGCAGACTGCCTCAATGGTGACGTGTCCGGTCCCCAAACTCCAGCCACGGAAAACATTTTTACACAAAAGTCACTCTACAGAAACGGGGATGACTATGGTGGAGACTAATAGAACATCCTTGGAGGAATACCTCGAAAATATCAAACCCGGAGAGGACGTTCTTCTGGAATACACCTCCAGAGAGCCGGCTCACGTTCTCTTCCACTGCCTGATGAAGTGTCTGAAGGAACGTGGGTATTCCACCGTCATCGTGGACGAACTCGATCAGCTTCACGTATTCAAAGTCCAGCTCAAACTGGCCGGTGCCGACACCTCGCCAATAGACTCGGCGCGGGTGATAAAGGTAGGAGGCACGCTCCAGACGGGGAACGTTATTGGAAGAGTCGACCTCAGTAAGGAGATTCCGATTAGAAAGAAGTACTACGAGGAGATCCTGGAGAAAATCGGTGAGGACTATACCGTGAGGATAGTGCTGGGCTTCGACAAGATTCTGGCGATGCATGAGGAGAGCAGGAAGGAGCTGGAGACCCTGTTCAGCTATATGATACGCCCCCACCTCGGGGACGAGAGGAGAACGACGGTTTACTTCATAAACACCGACCTGGTGAGCGAGAGAACCCTCATGGAGTTCAGAGAGCACGCCAGCAGGGTGTTCAGGGCCAGGATGCTGGCCGGAGACCTCCTCCTGGAGGTCGTTAAGTCCCCAATCCCCTCGGAGTACGGGAACGAAATAAAGGTAAGGCTGGAGGACCTCTGACCCACTCACTCCTCAAGCCATATCTCTATCCTCTGCTTCCCCTTTCCGAGGCTGGAGCGCTTTAACTTCCTCAGGTGGCCGATCTCCCTTATGTCCTTAACGTGAGTCCCTCCGCAGGGGATAGGCTCAAAGTCCCTTATCTGGGTGTAGCGGGTCTCCCCTTCCCACCATATCTTCATCTCGCCGCCCTCATCGACGTAGCGGTTAAACAGCTCGATTATCTGGTTCTTATACTGGTTGACGTTCTCCGGATAGACTATGTCGTAGCGGCCCTTCTCGACGCTCATGCCGCTGCCGTATAACTGCCATTCTCCCGGAAGAACCTCGTTGAGAACGTGGTC
This window of the Thermococcus siculi genome carries:
- a CDS encoding DUF257 family protein encodes the protein MTMVETNRTSLEEYLENIKPGEDVLLEYTSREPAHVLFHCLMKCLKERGYSTVIVDELDQLHVFKVQLKLAGADTSPIDSARVIKVGGTLQTGNVIGRVDLSKEIPIRKKYYEEILEKIGEDYTVRIVLGFDKILAMHEESRKELETLFSYMIRPHLGDERRTTVYFINTDLVSERTLMEFREHASRVFRARMLAGDLLLEVVKSPIPSEYGNEIKVRLEDL
- a CDS encoding alanyl-tRNA editing protein, translating into MTRKLYYEDAYLKEARARVLEIRENALLLDQTIFYPTGGGQPHDRGMISGVEVLDVYKDDAGKVWHVVSEPERFNVGDEVELRIDWDYRYKLMRIHSAMHLLDHVLNEVLPGEWQLYGSGMSVEKGRYDIVYPENVNQYKNQIIELFNRYVDEGGEMKIWWEGETRYTQIRDFEPIPCGGTHVKDIREIGHLRKLKRSSLGKGKQRIEIWLEE